tgcaaaaagaaaaaaatgaatagcCGAAAATTAGCTAAAACATCATttgtgaaataattttatatagttaCATATATTTCTCTTCATAAAATGATTTTACCCCtattacatatacatatatttctCTTCATAAAATGATTTTACCCCTGTTACATATTGTACTGTTGATTCCCGTAAAGACGTAGCTATTAATTAAATCTACTTTAAAGAGTTTATTTTTGTAGGGAAGTAAGATGTTTATGGAACGTGAAGAATCGTAGAAAGAGGGAGAGAAAGAAGTTGAGTGTCCTATAAAGCGTGAATCAAAACCGCTTTAACCATCTCTCTCTCGTCTCGGAGGATCTAAAACCTGCATTTGATTTCATTCCACCGACGGAGTCATCTGGATCTGAATCAGGTTTGACTAAAGAGATGGCGGCGGAGAACGAGCAGCAGCGAAAGTCTTCATCGGTCTCCGACATGGGAGCTTGGGCAATGAATGTGATCAGCTCCGTTGGGATCATCATGGCCAATAAGCAGCTCATGTCTTCCTCTGGTTTCTCCTTCAGCTTCGGTTCgtctcctctccctctctctctcttattatCATTGATTTGAGATCTGATATTGATTACTCCTCTCACTCAGCAACCACTCTCACCGGATTCCACTTCGCTCTAACCGCATTGGTCGGTTTCGTCTCAAACGCGACGGGGCTCTCCGCATCCAAACACGTCCCTCTCTGGGAGCTCATTTGGTTCTCCGTCGTCGCTAACGTCTCCATAGCCGCCATGAACTTCAGCCTCATGCTCAACTCCGTCGGCTTTTACCAGATCTCGAAGCTGAGCATGATCCCCGTCGTCTGCGTCATGGAGTGGATCCTCCACAGCAAACGCTACTCCAGAGAAGTGAAAGTGGCCGttgtggttgttgttgttggtgttgGGATTTGCACTGTCACTGATGTCAAAGTTAACGCCAAAGGCTTTATATGCGCGTGTGTTGCCATTTTCTCCTCGTCTTTGCAGCAGATTGTAAGTGTCATCATCTTCTTGAATTGGTCTTTTAAGATCCGGAATCTGATCTATTGTGTGCTTGTGCCAGTTAATAGGTTCCTTGCAGAAGAAATATTCGATTGGATCTTTCGAGCTGTTGAGTAAAACAGCGCCGATTCAAGCTCTTTCGCTGCTTGTTGCTGGTCCTTTTGTTGATTATCTCCTCAGTGGAAAGTTCATCTTGAACTACAATATGTCTTCTGGCTGCTTTGTAAGCTTCTTCTATCTCTGGTTCGTTTTATTTATTGCTATTCATTTGTCTAATTTATTCTCAACCATTTGCAAGGTATTCATCCTTCTCTCATGTGCCTTAGCTGTGTTCTGCAACATAAGCCAGTACCTTTGCATCGGGCGATTTTCAGCGGTATCGTTCCAGGTTATAGGTCACATGAAGACTGTGTGTATCTTGACACTGGGGTGGCTCCTGTTTGATTCTGCAATGACTTTCAAAAACGTGTCCGGCATGTTCGTTGCGATTGTTGGGATGGTGATCTATAGCTGGGCCATGGAGCTGGAGAAACGGTCTAATCTTGCGGCAAAGGCTTTGAACAGTGTGAAACACAGCTTGACTGAAGAAGAGTTTCAACTTTTGAAGGAAGGTGTAGAAACTACACAGTCCAAAGATGTCGAACTTGGCGGTTACACAAAAGCGTAGTAAGAGATGGATAGT
The nucleotide sequence above comes from Brassica napus cultivar Da-Ae chromosome A9, Da-Ae, whole genome shotgun sequence. Encoded proteins:
- the LOC125577876 gene encoding UDP-rhamnose/UDP-galactose transporter 3-like, which codes for MAAENEQQRKSSSVSDMGAWAMNVISSVGIIMANKQLMSSSGFSFSFATTLTGFHFALTALVGFVSNATGLSASKHVPLWELIWFSVVANVSIAAMNFSLMLNSVGFYQISKLSMIPVVCVMEWILHSKRYSREVKVAVVVVVVGVGICTVTDVKVNAKGFICACVAIFSSSLQQILIGSLQKKYSIGSFELLSKTAPIQALSLLVAGPFVDYLLSGKFILNYNMSSGCFVFILLSCALAVFCNISQYLCIGRFSAVSFQVIGHMKTVCILTLGWLLFDSAMTFKNVSGMFVAIVGMVIYSWAMELEKRSNLAAKALNSVKHSLTEEEFQLLKEGVETTQSKDVELGGYTKA